The DNA sequence gggcaagtgattttgacataaaatatttGATTATTTGGATCAAGCACCTTTTTGAACTCATCCTACCTGTCAGTAGGATGAATTGctaagtttgccccccccccaggttTGGTGGTCTTGGTACACCCCTGTGCATGCTCCCTTAAAATGAAACCTCTCTAACCACATGAACCCCACCAACTCTCTAACCCCACTCCTGTAGGGCACATACACTCAGTCATCTTatctatttttgtttaaaaaatgacTTTCTTACTTTGAATTCTGAGTACTGTTGGTAGGAATACGTGTAGTAGGATTCCATGGGGAATTCCCCTAAATTTGGTGCTGATACCGAGACAAGAATCTGGCAACTCTGCTGCACCTTGCCCTCACTGTCGTCTGCTGCTGATTTGGATCTGGATAGAATACAACAAGAATTCATTTTAAAAGGGAATGAATGGTGACGAAGAATAATCCTGGATTTTAAAGAATTATGCAAACTATCTGCATTGTTTTGCCCTGAAGCAAAACTTTTGTCCAACTTTACCAgtagaacattttttgtttgatttCCACCTTTCCTAATCAAGTTTCCAAGATTTCTTTACCTTTATTGGTCATTGAAAAACACTTCTGTCTTGAAAATCAAatagttttaaaactttttcttcatttttattcccCAAAGCCTGCTTTTCATTCAGCATGTAAATTCGGCCTtaaaagccccaaaacaggctgaaaaaatatataaaaatgagtaaatttggacaacaaaagtgcatgaattcaggcaaaaacctgaaaattctcatgcctgaaatgcagaataaacacataattcacttatccggatttttcacttttttttatctGGCCAATGCTCAGTCCAATCATGGCCGGATACAAGACATTGGACTGTAACACATCCATGCTTGTGTATTATTTGCCAAGGTTTCTACATACACCTACACATTAAATATCCATATTACATGCCTGGAAAAAGTGGGGAACTTGGGAACCATGTTCCCAGGAAATTTTGCTATTTAGAGGGAAATATTTGTCTTCTAAACAAAGAAATAATGGGAACATAtacctttgcatcggggcctgagattggaattccagtttcctttctcacgaagtaagggctaagagtaaaattgtacaattgtgtttgggagtggccttctctctttctctttttcctagctattttcttccatttcttgctttgtttatcaaagctatctaggccagcatgcatatattagcctacactggctatccaggcttgtgcatttgtatgagcttggaacggtccatggttttccatggattagcatgtgttcctcacggaccaacctgggtaaacaaacaatactggagggaaattttgcaaaCTTGGAGGGAGATTTTGATGATGTTCCCGGGAAGTATTGCAGGTTTATCAAAAAAGTAGTATAATGTATTAACTTGATTATCTCGGGCATACCTTTGGTTTGTTAAGAAAGTTGCAGCGTCTACAAGGAATGCACACAGGTTACCAATAGTAGCTGTATGGTCTGAGGactgccagaagaaagaaatgaCAAGATTAAGTTTAAAAGAAATTTGTTATATCGAGggctcagaaccagaaagccgtaactcactatcaccagctctcacaaaatgagcataaagttggttCCTTGCactggtcttcaaaaatcagtatttcctccacaatgtcttttgttttaaattttgtcatgattaatggactggaCTGTATCTTGAGTCTATAGTGCCCTGGTGacattatgctcattttgtgggagcaggtaattgttgtgagttgaggctttctggctctcaaccctagATAGACGAACTAGTGAtccaggggggcactcaactgaaattttggtaggggtgtgcggtgcCAAGTCTGTGACCATCGCCCAGCCAACGGTTTCATGTGTATGTAGTTTGGGAGCATAATGTGGGATGCACGGCTTTGTATGAATTCTCTTTGTGCTATACCGTTTTTATGGTCTAGTAGCATCAGGGTTAAAGTcttatagactatgccatagtcaatttttgagaaatttaaaaatatgttattaatctcgATATTACAATGTAATAAATAGTCTCAATATCATGTACCACAAATCTACATGTAGGCATTCTAAGTGATTCGTGTCCTGCCTTGATTTAAACAAatggttttttgggttttttttttaaagagggcTCCCCTCATGCCTACCAGTGATTTTCCAGACAGTCTGATTATTTTGGAGAATTGCTCACGTTAGTGACCACTGTCCCCGAGAGAAAATCTTGAGTATCAAGCTATCAGAGGGCATAGCCATACAGTGACTGAACAGATCAGGAACATCTATCAGTTTTAAATGTGTAAAGGTAATAGCCAGAGTTtgcacaatggcaagtggacCACAGAGAAGTCTACACATCTTACCTTTGGATGAGTGACATAGTAGTCCAAATTATCAACGATCAAAGCATCAGGAGATGACAGTGACGTGTGAATCCCAGCTAAATATTTCAACAAAGAATCCCTGTCTTCAAAATACCTGAAATGTTAAACAAGTGACTAGTTTTTTAAAAAGATATCATGTGTTTAGAGAGGATTTTAATCCCATGGCACTACTGCTTAACTTACATCACATTCTTGCTGAAAATGCACTTATAGATATAATTTCTTAGTATTTACtgcatatacatgtaaatatCCTGTAATATGGGCCTTGCCATATTGGATTTGAACCCAGAAATGAACTGGAAGAGGAACATACTTGATTTTCACCTCAATTTGTAAGCATTTTCAACATTCTTTAAAAATCATACCATAATACCTTATTTGTATGACTTACATGATGTGCACTTGTTTCATTAATATGTGGTCTGGTTTGGAGGCCCCATCAACCATGAGTGGCATTGTATCAATCTTTGTGTGTGTGATGAAGACAACTCGCATACCATCCATAGCACATGACAAGGCATACTGGAACAGAAGAGCCGTCTTGCCACTGAAAGACAAAATTGGAATTAAAAATGTATAAACATCAGGGATTCGCCCAAGAAGAGGGCGAAACCTGAAAAGCGAGGGCAAAGCTCACAGCGCATGCTATTATACTCCTACACATGTTGGTAGCTCATAGATATTATC is a window from the Amphiura filiformis chromosome 12, Afil_fr2py, whole genome shotgun sequence genome containing:
- the LOC140166226 gene encoding ATPase SWSAP1-like, with protein sequence MAAPMKRMFPTWATHFSDVSDQIKETIDPRRDLLQLQCPINSSKVLLLGISESGKTALLFQYALSCAMDGMRVVFITHTKIDTMPLMVDGASKPDHILMKQVHIMYFEDRDSLLKYLAGIHTSLSSPDALIVDNLDYYVTHPKSSDHTATIGNLCAFLVDAATFLTNQRSKSAADDSEGKVQQSCQILVSVSAPNLGEFPMESYYTYSYQQYSEFKV